AGACCCGAGACAATAGTCGCCTCGAGAAAGTACCCCTTGTCACCCTGACGCTTGCCGCCGAGCTCCACGATTGCGTGGTCGGGAAGGGCATCGATGACACCCGACACACGCTCGAACTGGCTGGCATTGTTGACGGGACCAAACAGGATGCCGTCGTCGCTCGGAGCACCCGTCTTGGCATTGTCACGGGCCCAGGCGACCATGGCTGCGACAAATTCGTCGTGAATCGACTGGTGCACGAGCACACGGGTCGCGGCCGTGCAGTCCTGGCCGGCGTTGAAGTACCCGGCGATGCCGATGCCCTCGACGGTGGCTTCGATGTCGGCGTCTTCGAAGACCACAACGGGGGCCTTGCCACCCAGCTCCAAATGAACCCGCTTGAGATCGGATGCGGCAGCCTTCGCGACCTCCATACCTGCGCGCACCGAGCCCGTGATCGAGACCATCTGCGGAGTGCGGTGATCGATCATGCGGGCGCCCGTGGTCCGGTCTCCCGTGATGACGTTGAGCACACCGGGCGGAAGGAACTCGGCCGCGACCTCCGCGAGGAGGAGTGTCGACGATGGCGTCGTGTCACTCGGCTTCAGCACGGTTGTGTTTCCCGCGGCGATCGCCGGTGCGAACTTCCAGACGGCCATGTTGAGCGGGTAGTTCCACGGAGTCACCTGGCCGATAACGCCGATGGGCTCGCGACGGATGCTCGACGTGTGGTCCTTCATGTACTCGGCCGTCGCCATCCCGGAGAGGTGGCGAGCCTCACCCGCGAAGAAGCGGATCTGGTCGACCGAAAGCATGATCTCGTCCTCGACGAGGGATGCCCGGGGCTTGCCGGTGTCCTTCGATTCGACATCGGCGAACTCTTCGGCGCGGGCCTCCATGGCATCGGCGATACGGAACAACGCGAGTTGTCGCTCGGCGGGAGTCGTCTCCCCCCACTCCTCGAACGCGGCAGCGGCCGCCGCGAACGCGTCATCGACATCGGCCTGGCCGGACACCGGCGAGCTCGCGTACTGCTCCTCCGTGGCGGGGTCGATGACGGCGAAACTCTCGTCGCCCTTGGCCGATACGAACTGACCGTTGATGAAGTTCTTGATCTCCGATGCGCTCATGGCACTAACCTAACGCGCGCGTCGGCCGTGGGCCACCCTCCTGGCTATCGATTTCAGCAGAAAAAGTGCTCGACTCGTGCGGAATCGCTTGTATGCAGCCTTTCTCGCTGACAGAATCAAGCCATGAGCGCTGCTCCCCGTCCTTCGACGTCCAAGCCGGTACAGCTCGACGATGTCTCCAAGGGCATCATCGAGCAATTGCAGAACGATGGACGCCGGTCCTACGCCGAGATCGGCAAGGCGGTGGGGCTGAGCGAGGCGGCCGTCCGGCAGCGGGTCCAGAAGCTCACCGAAGCGGGAGTGATGCAGGTCGTCGCTGTGACCGATCCGATGCAGCTGGGTTTTTATCGCCAAGCGATGGTCGGAATCTGCGTCACCGGCGACACCACCCGCGTCGCCGAGCAATTGGGCCAGCTCGCAGCGGTCGATTACGTCGTTCTGACGGCTGGCAGTTTCGACATTCTCGCCGAAGTCGTGTGCGAGAACGATGACGACCTCATCGACCTGCTCAACAAACAGATCCGCAATATCGAAGGCGTGCAGTCGACAGAGACCTTTGTGTACCTCCGACTGCACAAGCAGTTCTACAACTGGGGAACTCGCTAGGTCCCTGACGAAACAGAAAGAACGATAACCATGGCCGACATCGACGAGGCCTCGCTCCAGCAGAAGGCCAAAGACCACCTCTGGATGCACTTCTCCCGGCAATCCGTGATGGAGGACGGTCACGGCGTGCCCATCATCACGCGCGGTGAAGGTCACCACATCTGGGACTCCGCCGGGCGAAAGTACATCGACGGCCTGAGCGGCCTCTTTGTCGTCAACGCGGGGCACGGCCGACGGCGCCTCGCGGAGGTCGCTGCCCGGCAGGCGGAAGAACTCGCGTTCTTCCCGATCTGGTCGTACGCGCATCCGAGTGCCATCGAACTCGCCGATCGCCTCGCGGACTACGCTCCCGGCGACCTCAATCGAGTTTTTTTCTCCACGGGCGGCGGCGAGGCCGTTGAGACGGCCTTCAAACTCGCGAAGTACTACTGGAAGCTCCAGGGACGACCAACGAAGCACAAGGTCATCTCGCGCTCCATCGCCTATCACGGCACCCCGCAGGGTGCTCTCGCAATCACGGGCATCCCCGCGATGAAGGAAATGTTCGAACCGGTCACCCCTGGCGGCTTTCGGGTGCCGAACACCAACTTCTATCGGGCCGAGGAGATGGGTTTTGTGCCGTCCGGTACCGGAGACGACGAGTACGAGTTCGGGCAGTGGGCCGCGGGGCGCATTGAAGAGATGATCCACTTCGAGGGCCCGGAGACCGTCGCAGCAGTCTTCCTCGAACCGGTGCAGAACTCCGGTGGATGCTTCCCCCCGCCGCGAGGCTACTTCGAGCGGGTGCGCGAAATCTGCAACAAATACGACGTGCTTCTCGTCAGCGACGAGGTGATCTGTGCATTCGGGCGCATCGGTCAGGTTTTCGCGTGTGACGCGTACGGCTACGTACCCGACATGATCACGTGCGCGAAAGGGATGACGAGTGGCTACTCCCCCATCGGTGCCACCATCGTGTCCGACCGGGTGTATGAGCCCTTCCGTCACGGCAACACCGCCTTCTATCACGGCTACACCTTCGGCGGACATCCGGTCTCGGCAGCGGTCGCCCTCGAAAACCTCACCATCTTCGAGGAAGAGGGTCTCAACGAGCGTGTTCGCGAGAACTCGCCACTGTTCCGTGCAGCCCTCGAGCGTCTGAACGATCTCCCGATCGTCGGGGACGTGCGAGGCGACGGGTACTTCTTCGGAATCGAACTCGTCAAAGACAAGGCAACAAAACAGACCTTCGACGAGGACGAGTCGGAGCGGCTGCTGCGAGGTTTCCTCTCCAAAGCCCTGTTTGATGCCGGTTTGTACTGTCGAGCAGACGACCGCGGTGATCCCGTGATCCAGCTGGCACCGCCGCTGACCATCGGTCCCGCCGAGTTCGACGAGATCGAGGGGATTCTGCGCGGGGTCCTCACGGAGGCATGGACGCGGCTGTAGGGCGCTACCGAGGTCTCAGCTTCTGGCACGACTCTGTACCGGACGACCTCACGCCCCGAGCGCCGCTCCCCGGCGACATCGACGCCGATGTCGCCATCATCGGTGGAGGTCTCACGGGTCTCTGGACGGCGTGGTACCTGCTCGATCGCGACCCGACAC
This genomic window from Antiquaquibacter oligotrophicus contains:
- a CDS encoding gamma-aminobutyraldehyde dehydrogenase, with protein sequence MSASEIKNFINGQFVSAKGDESFAVIDPATEEQYASSPVSGQADVDDAFAAAAAAFEEWGETTPAERQLALFRIADAMEARAEEFADVESKDTGKPRASLVEDEIMLSVDQIRFFAGEARHLSGMATAEYMKDHTSSIRREPIGVIGQVTPWNYPLNMAVWKFAPAIAAGNTTVLKPSDTTPSSTLLLAEVAAEFLPPGVLNVITGDRTTGARMIDHRTPQMVSITGSVRAGMEVAKAAASDLKRVHLELGGKAPVVVFEDADIEATVEGIGIAGYFNAGQDCTAATRVLVHQSIHDEFVAAMVAWARDNAKTGAPSDDGILFGPVNNASQFERVSGVIDALPDHAIVELGGKRQGDKGYFLEATIVSGLEQTDDAIQNEIFGPVITVQSFTDEKQALEWANGVSYGLSSSVWTKDHARAMRFAKHLDFGCVWINTHIPLVAEMPHGGFKHSGYGKDLSSYGFEDYTRIKHVMSFIG
- a CDS encoding Lrp/AsnC family transcriptional regulator, whose amino-acid sequence is MSAAPRPSTSKPVQLDDVSKGIIEQLQNDGRRSYAEIGKAVGLSEAAVRQRVQKLTEAGVMQVVAVTDPMQLGFYRQAMVGICVTGDTTRVAEQLGQLAAVDYVVLTAGSFDILAEVVCENDDDLIDLLNKQIRNIEGVQSTETFVYLRLHKQFYNWGTR
- a CDS encoding aspartate aminotransferase family protein, with translation MADIDEASLQQKAKDHLWMHFSRQSVMEDGHGVPIITRGEGHHIWDSAGRKYIDGLSGLFVVNAGHGRRRLAEVAARQAEELAFFPIWSYAHPSAIELADRLADYAPGDLNRVFFSTGGGEAVETAFKLAKYYWKLQGRPTKHKVISRSIAYHGTPQGALAITGIPAMKEMFEPVTPGGFRVPNTNFYRAEEMGFVPSGTGDDEYEFGQWAAGRIEEMIHFEGPETVAAVFLEPVQNSGGCFPPPRGYFERVREICNKYDVLLVSDEVICAFGRIGQVFACDAYGYVPDMITCAKGMTSGYSPIGATIVSDRVYEPFRHGNTAFYHGYTFGGHPVSAAVALENLTIFEEEGLNERVRENSPLFRAALERLNDLPIVGDVRGDGYFFGIELVKDKATKQTFDEDESERLLRGFLSKALFDAGLYCRADDRGDPVIQLAPPLTIGPAEFDEIEGILRGVLTEAWTRL